AAGGCCATCCACGTCCTCTTTGGTCAATCCCGCCTCATCCAGTGCTTTTTTGGCCACCTCAGCCTGAGCCTGGAGCACGGTTTTTTCTCCTTTGAATCTCCCTTTTTCCAGCTCCGCATCAGCCACGCCCACAATCGCTGCAGCCCGTCGCAACGACAAGAAACATTCCCCCTTTTGCTGTCCCTGTTTTATTTATCCAGCCATACATCTTTTAAATGGATATTTCCATAAGAAGCATGGGGATGATGGTCTCTTACCCAGGGCTGGTGAGGCGTCTCCACGTAATGCGTAATCAGAGGAATCGGGTTGATCACGTTTTCGAGGACATACCGCTGAATCTCATGCACCTTCTTCTTTCGCTGCTCCTCATCCATGATCAACCGCTGTTCATCCAGCATCTTGTCCAACTCGGGTATCTTGACGCCAAACCAGTTGCGGGGGGATTTGCTGTGCAACTGGCCGCGCAACCACTCATCCGGTTCCTGATAGAAGCTTTGAAATCCCACACCGATGTCATATTGCAATCCGGGCCATCGTTTCGAAAAGTAGGTGGCATACTCCACCACTTCAATCTCGGCATTGATGCCCACCTTTTTCAAATCTTCCGCAATCCACTGCGCGGTTTGGACCACCTGTTCCCCATAGGCATTGGTCACCATGATCTTGGTGGAAAACCCGTTAGGATACCCCGCCTCTTTCAACAAAGCCTTGGCCTTCTCGGGATCGTAGGGCTGCAGCGCTTCCCGTTCCTCCAACGGCAATGCCCAATCCGCGAGCGAAGGATTGACGGGCGAACTGACCTCCCCGTCGCCAAAGATCTGCTTGAGTAATCCTTTCCGGTCAATAGCCATGCTGATGGCCTTCCGCACCCGCAGATCGTCAAAAGGCGGTTTGGTCATGTTCATATAGACAATGATCTGAGTCGGAAAAAGGACTTTTGAAACGTTGATGTCCGGATTGCTCTTCCGGAGATTTTCCACCTCCCGTGGCGAAATGATCCCGATCGACTCCGTCTGACCGGTACGAAATGCGGCGATCCGCGCCCCCTGATCCGGTACCACCATGATCCTGATTTCATCCAGATAGGGTTTTCCTTTCATGTAGTAATCCGGGTTTCGCTTGAGAATGGCCTCCACGTTGTCTTCCCACTTCTCCAGGATGAACGGTCCGGAACCAATCGCCTTGGTGGCCAAGTCAAATTTCCCTTCAATGCCTTCTTTCGGCAGAATCCACATGTAATGGTTGGCCATGTAATTGAGAAAAGGAGCAAACGGTTCCTTCAGGGTAAAGACCACCGTGTGCTGATCAGGCGCCTCCATCTTTTCCACCTTCTCCAGCATATAAACCTGGTGCCCAGGAAGGCTCCGGATCCGCTCCATCGTCGCGATGACGTCCTCCGCCACGACAGGG
The sequence above is drawn from the Bacillus thermozeamaize genome and encodes:
- a CDS encoding peptide ABC transporter substrate-binding protein, with product MGLVYSKLLTYKTGPDVDYSDYVLTGDLAEDWEVSEDGKVYTFHLRKDAKWQNVPPVNGRPVVAEDVIATMERIRSLPGHQVYMLEKVEKMEAPDQHTVVFTLKEPFAPFLNYMANHYMWILPKEGIEGKFDLATKAIGSGPFILEKWEDNVEAILKRNPDYYMKGKPYLDEIRIMVVPDQGARIAAFRTGQTESIGIISPREVENLRKSNPDINVSKVLFPTQIIVYMNMTKPPFDDLRVRKAISMAIDRKGLLKQIFGDGEVSSPVNPSLADWALPLEEREALQPYDPEKAKALLKEAGYPNGFSTKIMVTNAYGEQVVQTAQWIAEDLKKVGINAEIEVVEYATYFSKRWPGLQYDIGVGFQSFYQEPDEWLRGQLHSKSPRNWFGVKIPELDKMLDEQRLIMDEEQRKKKVHEIQRYVLENVINPIPLITHYVETPHQPWVRDHHPHASYGNIHLKDVWLDK